From a single Rosa rugosa chromosome 7, drRosRugo1.1, whole genome shotgun sequence genomic region:
- the LOC133723794 gene encoding uncharacterized protein LOC133723794 produces MYEEFIRKIIIMFDMGDEVFHEMLLPDSLYDQSVFCLSTRLLVWNESIALFGLQNARSQNGASFGIWVMDEFDGPKSPWTRHISFELTEKPLAFLKSDEILMADTKDTSGRIFLYNLSTKKLKYLPIQSVQNDSAAVVYDNYSIVSILGGNKLENKDNATNAGFSLLEYSSFPSTMVGNEWHSYSVWAIPPDDVSLRIKKVMEALRSEFGGPEIEPHITVVGSVRMTHVDVLNKFRSLQSRVTSGYKAKVNQVVIRSFYYQCVSLIIDSSLAESIELWRATRACGICFGFENSVRPHLSLLYGNLTEEERRKAQEKVSILDESITSMSFPITRLALYKIDYKDKTLKSWEKIAEYTL; encoded by the exons ATGTACGAGGAATTTATTAGGAAAATTATCATTATGTTTGATATGGGTGATGAGGTATTTCATGAGATGCTGTTACCGGATAGTCTATATGATCAATCTGTGTTTTGTTTATCTACGCGCCTTCTAGTGTGGAATGAATCCATTGCTCTTTTTGGATTGCAAAATGCTAGATCACAGAATGGTGCATCTTTTGGAATATGGGTGATGGATGAATTTGATGGTCCTAAAAGCCCTTGGACTAGACACATATCTTTCGAGCTCACTGAAAAGCCGTTAGCATTTTTGAAGAGTGATGAGATTCTTATGGCAGACACAAAGGACACAAGTGGACGTATATTCTTGTATAACCTCAGTACCAAAAAGCTCAAGTATCTTCCCATTCAAAGCGTACAGAATGATTCTGCAGCTGTTGTCTATGACAATTACAGTATAGTTTCAATCTTGGGAGGCAACAAGCTGGAGAACAAAGATAATGCTACCAAT GCTGGCTTTTCTCTTCTGGAGTACTCTTCTTTCCCGTCCACTATGGTTGGCAATGAATGGCACTCCTATTCAGTATGGGCAATACCACCAGATGATGTGTCTCTTAGGATCAAGAAGGTCATGGAGGCCCTCCGGTCAGAGTTCGGTGGGCCAGAGATTGAGCCGCACATTACTGTTGTGGGGTCTGTTCGAATGACACATGTGGATGTGCTCAACAAGTTTAGATCTCTCCAGTCTCGTGTTACTTCTGGGTACAAAGCTAAAGTTAATCAGGTGGTGATCAGGAGTTTCTATTACCAGTGTGTTTCCCTCATCATTGATTCATCCTTGGCTGAGTCCATTGAG TTATGGAGAGCAACTCGAGCCTGTGGTATATGTTTTGGTTTCGAAAACA GTGTTAGGCCACATTTGAGTCTCCTATATGGGAATCTGACAGAAGAAGAGAGGAGAAAAGCTCAAGAAAAAGTTAGTATCCTGGATGAGAGCATTACTAGCATGAGCTTCCCCATAACTCGACTTGCACTTTACAAAATCGACTACAAAGACAAAACTCTCAAATCATGGGAGAAGATTGCTGAATACACCCTCTGA
- the LOC133719925 gene encoding uncharacterized protein LOC133719925 → MVFSVLNFRYENDNNSNGGLSTNLSSVEDLTIPTRVVESLRIIGHCDGIVCLALIDYHQRLAKSSEVCLWNPAIHQFKFLPEEPFLQDWSKVPRSRMFKEFAYLRPVHLLNETMGFGYDPKSKDYKVIDIGFSDSKFYGDPEYYGGHVIVYPPKAVVYTMRTDSWREIKTFSLERETSYLWPDTFQLYFKGMCYWSGYEQQKEFFCVYDTDKEEDERIGQSIILFDTSDELAFCGWAQSYNAGGG, encoded by the exons ATGGTTTTCTCAGTGCTTAACTTTCGCTATGAAAATGATAACAACAGTAATGGTGGACTTAGCACCAATCTTTCTAGTGTGGAAGACCTCACTATTCCTACAAGGGTAGTCGAATCACTTCGTATTATAGGCCATTGTGATGGGATTGTTTGTCTAGCTTTAATCGATTATCATCAGAGGCTAGCTAAATCTAGTGAAGTGTGTCTTTGGAATCCTGCAATTCATCAATTTAAATTTCTTCCGGAGGAGCCATTCCTTCAAGATTGGTCCAAGGTACCGCGCAGCCGGATGTTCAAAGAATTTGCTTACCTGCGTCCAGTACATCTACTTAATGAAACCATGGGGTTTGGCTATGATCCAAAGTCTAAAGATTACAAAGTTATTGACATTGGATTTTCTGATTCCAAATTTTATGGTGATCCGGAATATTATGGTGGACATGTGATTGTTTATCCCCCAAAAGCAGTAGTATACACCATGCGAACTGATTCTTGGAGAGAGATCAAGACTTTTTCTTTGGAAAGGGAAACTAGTTACCTTTGGCCTGATACGTTTCAGCTATACTTCAAGGGAATGTGTTATTGGTCGGGATATGAGCAACAAAAGGAATTCTTCTGTGTCTACGACACTGACAAAGAAGAGGACGAACGCATTGGGCAATCGATCATTTTGTTTGATACGAGCGATGAG CTTGCATTTTGTGGATGGGCACAAAGCTACAATGCGGGTGGGGGATGA